A genomic region of Caenorhabditis elegans chromosome V contains the following coding sequences:
- the C10B5.1 gene encoding WD_REPEATS_REGION domain-containing protein (Confirmed by transcript evidence): protein MIKPPSPIFTFFGIEGGATCSCLNNGQLLVGSQNGMVQAFGLESKIMEHIVYVDEEERRIQSIEISGNDTFVYIRSYAVLQLRKPEMSKSTWKVIRTIEVDHVGFCNFLILQSQLLFASTDDKRYAKLCWTEIKDESIPTKSNRILDEADVNPMCMLVGEEKENEVLIGMEDGRLAICYGDNGMFECQAKQKLGRDPIFCIASSSKWVAAGCARAPIYLLNRYDLSKQEIPYPPDAAGCSAISFSPNSKQIIAGFWDGSIRVFSRHRLNVLLALTNAHSSTISSIIWLPPEQGEIVIATSSDSTVSLWKLK from the exons ATGATTAAGCCTCCGTCaccaattttcacattttttggaatcgaAGGAGGTGCCACGTGTTCATGTCTAAACAATGGTCAATTGCTGGTTGGAAGCCAAAATGGAATGGTTCAAGCTTTTGGATTGGAGAGCAAGATTATGGAGCACATTGTTTATG TTGACGAAGAAGAGCGTAGAATTcaatcaattgaaatttctggtaATGATACGTTTGTCTATATTCGTAGTTATGCAGTACTTCAATTAAGGAAACCCGAAATGAGCAAATCCACGTGGAAAGTTATCAGAACGATCGAAGTTGATCACGTTGGATTCTGTAATTTCTTAATTCTTCAATCTCAACTTCTTTTCGCTTCAACTGATGATAAACGATATGCAAAGTTGTGTTGGACTGAAATTAAAGATGAGAGTATTCCAACAAAATCGAATCGAATTCTGGATGAAGCGGATGTTAATCCAATGTGTATGTTAGtaggagaagaaaaagaaaatgaagttTTGATTGGTATGGAAGATGGAAGATTAGCTATATGTTATGGAGATAATGGGATGTTCGAATGTCAGGCAAAG caaaaactGGGCCGTGATCCGATCTTCTGCATCGCAAGTAGTTCAAAATGGGTGGCCGCAGGATGTGCAAGAGCTCCGATTTATTTGCTTAATAGATATGATCTGTCAAAACAAGAGATACCGTATCCCCCAGA tgcTGCTGGCTGCTCGGCAATCTCATTCTCCCCGAATTCGAAGCAAATTATTGCTGGATTCTGGGATGGTTCGATCCGTGTATTCTCTCGTCATCGTCTAAATGTTCTACTTGCTCTCACAAATGCTCACTCTTCAACAATTTCTTCCATAATTTGGTTACCTCCAGAACAAGGAGAAATTGTGATTGCCACGTCATCGGATTCTACCGTTTCTTtgtggaaattgaaatga
- the F25G6.8 gene encoding Signal recognition particle 14 kDa protein (Confirmed by transcript evidence), with protein MSAVEQHIPNDQFLQKLTAFYRDSKIRGPKSVYVTMKPYDGRTKAMPKGSTFKEGDEISCIFRAKWGSKKIATEVKAKEVNKFHTQYSAIIVAQMVNLEKRKKTDDEKKKTGATKA; from the exons ATGTCGGCAGTTGAACAACATATTCCCAACGACCAATTCCTGCAAAAGCTGACGGCATTTTATAGAGATTCAAAGATTCGAGGACCAAAAAGTGTATATGTTACAATGAAGCCAT ATGACGGTCGAACCAAAGCGATGCCAAAAGGAAGCACGTTCAAAGAGGGTGACGAAATTTCATGTATCTTTCGAGCCAAATGGGGAAGCAAAAAGATTGCCACAGAG GTGAAAGCAAAAGAAGTTAACAAGTTCCACACTCAATATTCTGCCATAATTGTCGCACAAATGGTCAACTTGGAGAAGAGGAAAAAGACGGAcgatgagaaaaagaagacaggTGCCACGAAGGcctaa
- the F25G6.9 gene encoding Signal recognition particle 14 kDa protein (Confirmed by transcript evidence), producing MNPVEPADLVDIREQLHSGCHIVQAKGFSFLANRIINKELDAKDEKKYRKLLFDCFVVEEDILFRFLIDTLPILLIRGSNSPETLWEEFTLRAPRIRRIQRAFGMMISHCKPSFSKFLDVAARIDSEILTKICISSEFGYNFYQYIAVLSFTGLLSDSQKRLVGNCGLAQNVFLKHQPDLYPTGHESEHDPESFLRECSAEDLLSHPLHNIDPFQRHKLMRDRPAVLESKNLPNHILYLPYAVMLSQYKQVIVKLVEQSKMADHKLASENRVSGCRDTYSFAAPDFSDQDLTFETFMYHTIATGKVTSFIKYVENYHESLGILQKAHLLPALTVFLTHSSTNPSLQERICKLIALFVKKAPENADQFVLYFITLYQKPFFPIHRHLLLETIKDLFVNRFVISSAFGFLKITACLEGDRVRSLECLAEIIPKFTQLFEPMTSLCALKRDDGSDESFYAELHLLKECCKVTEDNEKALSKISNSLKECTGPRLAAIVDAVTDLIKCGVLDTIGARSMLTKRARQRGCEQSLGTYCRLLSTSTIPEENEEQARILRMSCIEELANLKQNDNHTVASEAWRSLGAFELDELEKGLKINPAQFATLFVKLRKEVQNGFIDFLSLCLHKEVESYQRPLYNTSAQDVNVSPLLTKVDTFKDKLIIENKNEPWFWSASLSLSASILQLTGPTNRAQASVRLLQSCLENVVPASSHDEMIRLMAGWRICIREVLHVLTESKSNDILWARDQIINTGRTSLTNKAESVDNIMMMLTALADAIDQQLRNIENDEQVEEVSKAQNPWLLSVYEFVATRLPKNLKEKRVAKNEPIYQLITHSNKSSLLTAIFCLRLLYLNPSVAAFYNDEDVGLTDDRMLVSLLQDSTKELKKEEIPDRKMMWVTAEAYGASQMSAKAFEVAYNIVIDEKTEKYEETELVDDESIEKFFNGLISSPKKDLKEIEQNNKKVLEKLWNNGNNEVRRKIYEGLAELALISGTGRSKMVIPAGKLPEGILKGILQLFDKKINVKPETLRNIIRCLVNHRRNDGRFLPPIDWMKFLERSEWTKADTDARLAMITLACEQNISEVIFHFSSSLTVKELLVLSENLRSVSKLFPRKEFTMILVQMAVQARKEDVETSKKLSMALSDLQKDSTVHNFLMKCLPKLFDISGITDPILNSIKDPDAFGGQISNCFDVWLEARRGEKMNIRRICDIFGKEESNSKKNAICALISHESRTLSRKMRFEKLLDVITASRIARTFGGSMQSFFSIFLSIIVSNNDTVEIPLCWFENQEHVPAMMIAAKQPFYKWIVEAPEMKSNAHHFGSFLSYYVDGPEKQYYEYWHTEGATDLLAMIVSAYPNETFPNLLTQTDEFWKSLLGIADVGK from the exons ATGAATCCCGTGGAACCCGCGGATTTAGTCGATATTAGAGAACAACTACATTCTGGCTGTCACATAGTTCAGGCGAAG GGGTTCAGTTTTCTTGCCAATCGAATTATCAACAAAGAACTAGATGCGaaagatgagaaaaaatatcgGAAGCTGCTATTCGATTGCTTTGTCGTGGAGGAAGACATACTATTCAGATTTCTGATTGACACTTTGCCAATTCTTCTTATTAGAG GATCAAACTCACCGGAGACTCTATGGGAAGAGTTTACACTTCGTGCACCGAGAATACGTCGAATTCAAAGAGCTTTTGGAATGATGATAAGCCATTGTAAACCGTCATTTTC aaaatttctggaCGTGGCAGCAAGAATTGACAGTGAAATCTTGACTAAAATCTGCATTAGCAGCGAGTTTGGATACAACTTTTATCAATATATCGCAGTGCTTTCGTTTACTGGATTGCTATCGGATAGTCAGAAAAGGCTAGTAGGAAATTGTGGATTGGCCCAAAATGTGTTCTTAAAACATCAACCAGATTTGTACCCAACTGGGCACGAGAGTGAACATGACCCGGAATCTTTTTTGAGag aatgttccgCAGAAGATCTTCTCAGTCATCCTCTACATAATATTGATCCATTTCAACGTCATAAACTGATGCGAGACAGACCGGCCGTTCTCGAAAGtaaaaatcttccaaatcaCATTCTCTACTTACCTTACGCGGTTATGCTCAGTCAGTACAAACAAGTCATTGTAAAACTTGTTGAGCAATCAAAAATGGCCGATCATAAACTTGCTTCGGAGAATCGAGTCAGTGGATGCAGGGATACATATTCATTTGCTGCTCCCGATTTTTCCGATCAAGATCTgacttttgaaacattcatGTATCACACGATAGCTACTGGAAAAGTCACGTCTTTCATCAAATACGTTGAGAACTATCACGAATCGCTAGGAATCCTTCAAAAAGCTCATCTTCTTCCAGCACTTACTGTTTTTCTGACTCATTCATCTACGAATCCATCTCTTCAAGAAAGAATTTGCAAGTTAATAGCCTTGTTCGTCAAAAAAGCTCCAGAAAATGCGGATCAATTCGTGCTCTATTTCATTACATTATACCAGAAACCATTCTTTCCAATACACCGGCACCTGCTTCTCGAAACTATCAAGGATCTATTTGTTAATCGA ttcgtCATAAGTTCTGCCTTCGGCTTCCTCAAAATCACTGCTTGTTTAGAAGGTGATCGTGTAAGATCATTGGAATGCCTAGCAGAGATCATTCCAAAATTCACACAGTTGTTCGAACCAATGACTAGTCTCTGCGCCTTGAAGAGGGATGATGGGTCCGACGAATCATTTTATGCGGAGCTTCATTTATTGAAGGAGTGCTGCAAAGTAAC GGAAGACAACGAAAAAGCTCTTTCAAAGATCAGCAATTCATTAAAAGAATGTACAGGACCTCGGTTGGCTGCCATTGTGGATGCTGTTACCGATTTGATCAAGTGTGGAGTTCTTGATACAATAGGCGCAAGATCCATGCTTACAAAAAGAGCCAGGCAAAGAGGTTGCGAGCAATCATTAGGAACGTATTGTCGGTTATTATCAACATCCACTATCCCTGAAGAAAACGAGGAACAGGCTCGGATTTTGAGAATGTCTTGTATCGAGGAGCTAGCAAATCTCAAACAAAACGATAATCACACAGTTGCTTCAGAAGCGTGGAGATCGCTAGGAGCATTTGAATTGGATGAACTCGAAAAAGGACTGAAAATAAATCCTGCACAATTTGCCACTCTATTCGTCAAATTAAGAAAAGAAGTTCAAAATGGATTTATCGACTTCCTGAGTCTGTGTTTGCACAAAGAAGTTGAATCGTACCAACGACCACTATACAATACTAGTGCTCAGGATGTCAATGTTTCACCGTTGCTCACAAAAGTGGATACCTTCAAAGATAAAttgattattgaaaataagaatGAACCATGGTTCTGGTCAGCTTCACTCTCATTATCTGCATCTATTCTTCAGCTCACAGGCCCTACCAATCGGGCTCAAGCATCTGTGCGCCTCCTTCAATCCTGTTTGGAAAATGTTGTTCCAGCAAGTTCACACGATGAAATGATTCGATTGATGGCTGGATGGAGAATATGTATCAGAGAAGTGCTCCACGTGCTCACTGAGTCGAAAAGTAACGATATTCTCTGGGCAAGAGATCAGATCATCAATACTGGGCGAACAAGTTTAACGAACAAGGCTGAGTCAGTTGACAATATAATGATGATGCTCACAGCTTTGGCAGATGCTATCGATCAACAGCTTAGAAACATCGAGAATGATGAACAAGTTGAAGAAGTATCCAAGGCTCAGAATCCGTGGTTGTTATCCGTTTATGAGTTTGTTGCTACCCGcttgccgaaaaatttgaaggagAAACGAGTTGCGAAAAATGAGCCAATATATCAATTGATAACCCATTCAAATAAGTCTTCCCTACTCACTGCCATATTCTGTTTGCGTCTTCTGTATTTAAACCCAAGTGTTGCTGCATTTTACAATGATGAAGATGTTGGACTCACTGATGATCGGATGCTTGTCAGTTTATTGCAAGATTCCACGAAAGAGCTTAAGAAAGAGGAAATTCCTGATCGAAAAATGATGTGGGTGACTGCGGAGGCTTACGGTGCTAGTCAGATGAGTGCGAAAGCGTTTGAAGTTGCGTACAATATAGTTATTGACGAGAAGACAGAAAAGTATGAAGAAACGGAGCTGGTTGATGATGAAAGTATTGAAAAGTTCTTTAATGGATTGATTTCCTCTCCAAAAAAAGATCTTAAAGAAATAGAACAGAATAATAAGAAAGTTCttgaaaaactttggaatAATGGAAACAATGAAGTGAGGAGAAAAATCTACGAAGGATTAGCTGAGTTAGCTCTAATCTCTGGAACAGGTCGCAGCAAAATGGTCATACCAGCTGGAAAGTTACCTGAAGGCATATTGAAAGGAATTCTTCAGTTGTTCgataagaaaataaatgtcAAACCGGAAACTCTTCGAAACATCATCCGCTGTCTTGTTAATCACAGAAGAAATGATGGACGATTCCTTCCACCAATTGACTGGATGAAGTTCTTAGAAAGATCGGAATGGACAAAAGCTGATACGGATGCTCGTTTGGCGATGATTACGTTGGCATGTGAACAAAATATCTCAGAagtaattttccatttttcgagttCTTTGACTGTGAAGGAACTTTTGgtactttctgaaaatctacgatcggtttcaaaattgttcccTAGAAAGGAGTTTACGATGATTCTTGTTCAAATGGCCGTTCAAGCGAGAAAAGAAGATGTTGAAACATCGAAAAAGCTTTCAATGGCTCTATCAGATCTACAAAAAGATTCAACTgttcataactttttgatgaaatgTCTTCCGAAACTGTTTGACATTTCTGGAATTACTGATCCAATTCTGAACTCGATAAAAGATCCAGACGCATTCGGAGGTCAAATTTCCAACTGCTTTGATGTATGGTTGGAAGCTCGCAGAGGTGAAAAGATGAACATCAGAAGAATTTGTGACATTTTTGGCAAGGAGGAGAGTAATTCGAAGAAGAATGCGATTTGTGCATTGATCTCTCACGAATCAAGAACACTTTCAAGGAAGATGAGATTTGAAAAGCTTCTCGACGTGATTACTGCAAGCCGCATCGCAAGAACATTCGGCGGATCTATGCAATCATTCTTTTCCATCTTTCTTTCAATCATCGTCAGCAACAATGATACTGTCGAAATTCCATTGTGTTggtttgaaaatcaagaacATGTTCCTGCGATGATGATCGCTGCTAAGCAACCATTTTACAAATGGATTGTTGAAGCTCCAGAAATGAAATCCAATGCTCACCAT TTCGGGTCATTTTTGTCGTATTATGTGGATGGGCCGGAAAAACAATATTACGAATATTGGCACACAGAAGGGGCAACAG acttgCTCGCCATGATTGTCTCTGCCTACCCAAATGAGACCTTCCCGAACCTTCTTACTCAAACCGATGAGTTCTGGAAATCTCTTCTTGGTATTGCAGATGTTGGAAAATGA
- the F25G6.1 gene encoding MULE transposase domain-containing protein (Confirmed by transcript evidence), producing MLHKWLTSVDWEEIIAEKRFTETDSVDPAVLHNLLNQNKLIVRIPLEENGGFPFDGHVWSKCDPKNRIKHTARYEKVTVFGVTVNSRQCIDFDNRNFSRHVLPFNDFVFIYYCIQDNSYQLPVDNGKKKRLTAKECEILRTMVIPHRNIHGAMEAAKALGINVTVRQLQNLSRGVPDAIIGNSGSNAATTLETIKELERLYGTRMNHAVDSYGVLDVTFFQSFPEAIKIFLCSCPDMNVVQDWRRNVENICEMDGEMRKRQLKDLLKTTPDGVFFYSRLHIDTTYNLGDAYVTVILGETMNFVTTSSDKCRVLPLGYMVHTNRLAATHEKFADFLSEEFAKVGGVPNGKMIPCLLMDGESSLGEYGKTLDVMTIRCDYHIFSLMSHKYGKPVATKSKPYVFGTMENEKWKTGLLGVFTEDEYSERFEVMEKIVDTNVAQWFHRKRKMFFECASAMAKLLGGHLRQFSTNNISENFNGYVKCKLHKQMTIDKLILKLNEHCEDVIVQCFLSTIGQSARVSLKEDLSELSVEQRLQFLKNIGVTGELLSALNTHPDPAVIRN from the exons ATGTTACACAAATGGCTCACTAGTGTCGACTGGGAGGAGATTATCGCCGAAAAAAG ATTTACTGAAACTGACAGTGTCGATCCAGCTGTTCTTCACAACTTGTTGAATCAAAACAAGCTGATTGTGCGAATTCCATTAGAAGAAAATGGAGGATTTCCATTTGATGGCCATGTCTGGTCAAAGTGTGATCCGAAGAATCGAATCAAGCATACTGCTCGTTACGAAAAAGTTACCGTTTTCGGTGTCACTGTTAACAGCAGACAATGTATTGACTTTGATAATCGAAACTTCTCTAGACAC GTACTTCCTTTTAACGATTTCGTGTTTATTTATTATTGCATTCAAGACAACAGCTACCAGTTGCCTGTTGACAatggaaagaaaaagagaCTAACAG CTAAGGAATGTGAGATACTTCGAACAATGGTGATCCCTCATCGTAATATCCACGGAGCAATGGAGGCAGCCAAAGCACTTGGAATCAATGTCACAGTGAGACAG TTGCAAAACTTAAGCCGTGGCGTTCCGGATGCAATCATCGGAAATTCTGGCTCCAACGCCGCCACTACATTGGAAACAATTAAAGAACTGGAACGTCTGTATGGAACTAGAATGAATCATGCAGTTG attCATACGGAGTTCTCGATGTTACATTCTTCCAATCATTTCCAGAGGCAATTAAAATCTTTTTATGTAGTTGTCCAGATATGAATGTTGTACAAGACTGGAGGAGAAACGTCGAAAATATATGCGAAATGGACGGTGAAATGAGAAAGCGACAACTAAAGGATCTTCTTAAAACAACCCCAGACGGAGTGTTTTTCTATTCCCGCCTTCATATTGATACGACGTATAACCTTGGTGACGCATACGTCACTGTTATTCTTGGAGAAACTATGAACTTTGT GACTACCAGCTCCGACAAATGCCGAGTACTGCCATTGGGATACATGGTTCACACAAACCGATTAGCTGCAACTCACGAAAAGTTTGctgattttctttcagaagAATTTGCCAAAGTTGGCGGCGTTCCGAATGGTAAAATGATTCCATGTTTGCTGATGGATGGTGAATCAAGTTTGGGAGAGTATGGAAAA ACGCTCGACGTGATGACCATTCGATGTGACTATCACATCTTTTCTTTGATGAGCCATAAATATGGAAAACCTGTCGCCACCAAATCAAAACCTTATGTTTTTGGAACTATG GAAAACGAAAAGTGGAAGACTGGACTTCTAGGTGTATTCACTGAAGATGAGTATTCTGAACGCTTCGAAgtgatggaaaaaattgtggacACGAATGTTGCTCAATG GTTTCATCGGAAAAGGAAGATGTTCTTTGAATGTGCATCGGCAATGGCCAAGCTTCTTGGTGGACACCTAAGGCAATTTTCTACCAATAACATTTCGGAGAATTTCAATGGATACGTTAAGTGCAAACTACACAAACAAATGACCATTGACAAGTTAATCCTGAAACTCAACGAACACTGTGAAG atgttatTGTTCAATGCTTCTTAAGCACGATCGGTCAGTCTGCACGGGTCTCATTGAAAGAGGATCTCAGCGAGTTATCGGTTGAGCAGAGACttcaattcttgaaaaatattggagtCACTGGAGAACTTCTTTCCGCTTTGAACACACATCCCGATCCAGCTGTTATCAG AAATTGA
- the symk-1 gene encoding DUF3453 domain-containing protein (Confirmed by transcript evidence) — MDYIQGLNEENETASERIGEALKEARDAETIEKKLLSLSTAMHLLIDPSLSISILDNFLTEMLEFAELNDSRILCLLVDFLLKASAKDFTLCNKTVERYSFYLIPNKSIKRYESVIKRVVVASTNLYPIVLEFAIMDKNDNAESCWDAFNLLKNRICMLVSDDHEGVRTVTVKFLEALILCQSPKPRELATGSNISWAREANTRFNRISLSDVPRSHRFLSYHKTQLEAEENFSALLKQTTVAEATSQNLITVIESLCMITRCRPQWENALPRVFDVIKALHSNVPPMLSKGQVKFLRKSFKYNLLRFLKLPASVPLQQKITTMLTNYLGASPREVQQSIPPELIQKIAPPRPPQHPAEPVAKRPKIQNQIFEDDDDDDDEAGPSTSTVNAKDARTEAIDMTAKFIMECLNHETVMNLVKISLYTLPSEMPAAFASSYTPIANAGTEPNRQELSELMAVQMTNKEIGPGYEWLQQQRKKEYEARNKARSEGMAIAQTPIHEPNMSNRVPAQIVKQSLQEINTLPVIQKAKKAFNLVEEAVVFDDKEAAEMFELAYESVLQAERRVVAGGARLMYQKLVVRLTTRFWEDCTPFEEKLIEFVLADHKKRNDLALLWLCELYAQYQGYSNCALFMKEMIAGQEGLTQAQRLDRYDQAMCKMLDAMLERNMEKEALFYKVLLETPLLTPNAIERLKQVCLAKENEHGMAMLRELIMTRNRQRPQLLQFLFGLFFMERPELRSSCLEVVKELCYLPFIRSSLSDQARMQIHDCLQESPPMYMRSSEDSDQWTDEMYKNSLAVYSTLMPSDPLLLIPLASVYAQSTNVFKRVVLRSLEPVFRQLSQEMVISLIEDCPYGAETLVARLVVLLTERITPSTDLIQKLKILHDERKMDIRALLPIIGGLEREEVVRLIPTFIFRAEYQKSVNVLFRKLYTVRDPQTGNLVFDPIEVIKEYHKIEPKNDNEAELLVNNLEFLFDPALLKPDTASQAIEAVFKWENVPFLFLHSLYTLFHKFKTFESFVANLFYKVTEKKMYQQSDRWKQAFFKCIKELKTKAYPAVITFLSFEEYEELKEVLGDGIVAEFKIIYSTLATQQQKNMDEKIKEELHDKERENRERDKRLRREEKKEKEREKERTRESGKERSSRR, encoded by the exons atggACTACATCCAGGGATTGAACGAGGAGAATGAAACGGCGAGTGAACGAATTGGAGAGGCTTTAAAAGAAGCTCGAGATGCGGAGACTATCGAAAAGAAACTTCTTTCTCTTTCTACA GCAATGCATCTGCTCATCGACCCGAGTCTCTCAATCAGTATTCTCGACAATTTTCTAACCGAAATGCTGGAATTCGCAGAGCTGAACGACTCAAGGATTCTATGCCTTCTCGTCGATTTTCTTCTCAAAGCAAGCGCTAAAGACTTCACGTTATGTAACAAAACTGTCGAAAGATATAGTTTTTATCTTATTCCCAATAAGTCTATTAAACGATATGAAAGTGTTATAAAACGAGTTGTCGTTGCATCAACAAACTTATATCCGATCGTTCTTGAATTCGCAATCATGGATAAAAATGACAACGCGGAGAGCTGCTGGGATGCTTTTAATTTGCTCAAGAATCGAATTTGTATGCTGGTTAGCGATGATCACGAAGGAGTCCGAACTGTTACCGTAAAGTTTCTGGAAGCTCTTATTTTGTGTCAATCTCCAAAGCCAAGAGAGTTGGCCACTGGTAGCAACATAAGCTGGGCAAGAGAGGCAAATACTAGATTCAATAGGATTTCTCTATCAGATGTTCCACGAAGTCATAGATTCCTATCCTATCATAAAACCCAGTTGGAAGCCGAGGAGAATTTCAGTGCTTTACTAAAGCAAACAACAGTCGCGGAAGCAACATCACAAAATCTTATAACAGTAATTGAATCACTCTGTATGATTACTCGTTGTCGACCTCAATGGGAGAATGCGTTGCCACGTGTCTTCGATGTTATAAAAGCTCTTCATTCAAATGTACCACCAATGCTCAGCAAGGGACAAgtcaaatttctgagaaaatcattcaaatataatttgctacgttttttgaaattgcctGCATCTGTTCCTCTCCAGCAAAAGATCACCACAATGTTAACAAACTATCTGGGAGCTTCACCCAGAGAAGTACAACAGTCGATTCCACCTGAactgattcaaaaaatagcaCCGCCACGGCCACCACAGCATCCTGCAGAACCAGTTGCCAAACGTCCCAagattcaaaatcaaatattcgaagatgatgatgatgacgatgaCGAAGCAGGACCATCCACTAGCACTGTAAATGCAAAGGATGCGAGAACTGAAGCCATCGATATGACAGCCAAATTTATTATGGAATGCCTGAATCATGAAACTGTCATGAATCTTGTCAAGATCTCACTCTACACTCTACCGTCAGAAATGCCAGCTGCATTCGCATCATCATACACACCAATAGCAAACGCTGGAACAGAACCGAATCGTCAAGAATTATCAGAACTAATGGCTGTTCAAATGACGAACAAAGAAATTGGACCGGGATATGAGTGGTTGCAGCaacaaaggaaaaaagaatatGAAGCAAGGAATAAGGCAAGAAGTGAAGGAATGGCAATCGCCCAAACACCAATCCACGAACCGAATATGAGCAATCGCGTTCCAGCCCAGATTGTCAAACAGTCACTTCAAGAAATTAACACTCTTCCGGTCATTCAAAAAGCGAAAAAGGCGTTCAACTTGGTAGAAGAAGCCGTTGTATTTGACGATAAAGAAGCTGCGGAGATGTTTGAATTAGCTTATGAATCAGTTCTTCAAGCAGAACGGCGAGTTGTTGCTGGTGGAGCAAGGTTGATGTATCAGAAATTAGTTGTCCGGCTGACGACTAGATTCTGGGAAGATTGTACTCCATTTGAAGAAAAGTTGATAGAATTCGTTTTGGCTGATCATAAAAAGAGAAATGATTTGGCGCTTCTATGGCTCTGCGAACTTTACGCACAATATCAAGGCTACTCGAACTGTGCTCTCTTCATGAAGGAAATGATCGCTGGACAAGAAGGACTTACCCAAGCACAAAGATTGGATCGATATGATCAAGCAATGTGCAAGATGCTTGACGCAATGTTGGaaagaaatatggaaaaagAAGCTCTCTTTTATAAAGTTCTACTAGAAACACCACTTTTGACTCCGAATGCAATTGAAAGATTGAAGCAAGTGTGTTTGGCTAAAGAAAATGAGCATGGAATGGCGATGCTCCGTGAATTGATCATGACACGAAATCGACAACGTCCGCAACTTTTGCAATTCCTTTTTGGCCTGTTTTTCATGGAAAGACCGGAACTTCGTAGTTCATGCCTAGAAGTTGTCAAGGAACTGTGTTATCTTCCATTTATCAGAAGCTCCTTGAGTGATCAGGCTAGAATGCAAATTCATGATTGTCTACAAGAAAGTCCTCCAATGTACATGCGAAGTTCTGAGGATTCTGATCAATGGACTGATGAAATGTACAAGAACTCGTTGGCTGTATACTCTACTCTGATGCCATCTGACCCATTACTTCTGATCCCGTTAGCTTCAGTCTACGCACAATCTACCAATGTCTTCAAGCGAGTTGTACTCCGCTCATTGGAACCTGTATTCCGTCAATTGAGTCAAGAAATGGTAATATCATTAATAGAAGATTGTCCATATGGTGCTGAAACTCTTGTTGCTCGTTTAGTCGTTCTTCTAACTGAAAGAATCACGCCGTCAACtgatttaattcaaaaactgaaaattcttcaCGACGAACGAAAAATGGATATTCGTGCTCTTCTACCAATCATAGGAGGACTTGAACGAGAAGAAGTTGTCAGACTTATTCCAACATTCATTTTCCGTGCTGAATATCAAAAGTCAGTGAATGTCCTATTCCGAAAGTTATATACCGTCCGTGATCCACAAACCGGAAATCTCGTGTTCGATCCAATTGAAGTTATCAAAGAGTATCACAAGATTGAGCCCAAAAATGATAATGAAGCTGAATTACTTGTTAACA atctcgagTTCCTTTTCGATCCAGCATTGTTGAAGCCAGATACCGCATCCCAAGCTATCGAAGCTGTTTTCAAATGGGAAAATGTTCCATTTCTATTTCTACACTCTCTTTATACTCTTTTTCATAAG ttcaaaacaTTCGAATCGTTCGTCGCAAATCTGTTCTACAAAGTAACTGAAAAGAAGATGTATCAACAATCGGATCGATGGAAGcaggcatttttcaaatgtatcaAAGAATTGAAAACCAAAGCGTATCCAGCGGTTAtcacatttttgagttttgaagaaTACGAAGAGCTAAAGGAAGTTTTAGGAGATGGAATTGTCGcagaattcaaaataatttattcaacaCTTGCAACACAACAGCAGAAGAATATGGA CGAGAAAATCAAAGAGGAGTTGCATGATAAAGAACGAGAAAATCGTGAACGAGATAAGCGACTTCGAAGagaagagaaaaaggaaaaggaaagAGAAAAGGAACGAACTCGCGAAAGTGGAAAGGAAAGA agttcccGACGATAA